A single Fundidesulfovibrio soli DNA region contains:
- a CDS encoding helix-turn-helix domain-containing protein: protein MTLEEMGALLRQERERLGISLEQAATEIKISKKYLVALEEGRTKELPHPVYAKGFVKNYAKLVGLDPEEMGKALSSHYRADDDPVRETHQRVESREMPAPLRDRKLSVPSISTGSGFRPSMWLGLPLLLVFGGLVWFFFFSGFNMSLPLDEMQKLFSSAEKATQQPAPQAPAAPKPAEPAKPAPQKPETEAKPQAASGEPSPARDVLATGTSAPKAPAVQEGAASGQDVSPAALAAEAGFGTSGKQGVELNATQPSRLEVTLENGQSRTFTLLKGQRLALRFNDKVTVRFLSAGAVGVKLNGKDYPLEGGKLEGRTVSFP from the coding sequence ATGACCCTCGAGGAAATGGGCGCTCTGCTGCGCCAGGAGCGGGAACGCCTGGGCATCAGCCTTGAGCAGGCCGCTACAGAGATCAAGATCAGCAAAAAGTACTTGGTCGCCCTTGAGGAAGGGCGCACCAAGGAATTGCCGCATCCCGTCTACGCCAAGGGATTCGTCAAGAATTACGCCAAGCTGGTGGGCCTTGATCCCGAGGAAATGGGGAAGGCGCTCTCCAGCCACTACCGCGCAGACGACGACCCCGTGCGCGAGACTCACCAACGTGTGGAGTCACGAGAGATGCCCGCTCCCCTGCGGGATCGCAAGTTGTCCGTGCCTTCCATCTCCACTGGCTCCGGGTTCCGGCCTTCGATGTGGCTCGGGCTGCCGCTGCTTCTGGTGTTTGGCGGGCTGGTTTGGTTTTTCTTCTTTTCCGGCTTCAATATGAGCCTCCCCCTGGACGAGATGCAGAAGCTGTTCAGTTCCGCGGAGAAGGCCACGCAGCAGCCCGCGCCTCAGGCCCCGGCCGCGCCGAAGCCCGCGGAGCCCGCCAAGCCGGCGCCCCAGAAGCCCGAAACCGAGGCCAAGCCCCAGGCCGCCTCCGGCGAGCCCTCTCCCGCACGCGACGTGCTGGCCACGGGAACCTCCGCGCCCAAGGCCCCGGCCGTGCAGGAAGGCGCCGCCTCAGGGCAGGACGTCTCCCCCGCGGCCCTTGCCGCCGAGGCGGGCTTCGGCACGTCCGGCAAGCAGGGTGTGGAGTTGAACGCCACGCAGCCCTCCCGCCTGGAGGTCACCCTCGAGAACGGCCAGTCCCGCACGTTCACCCTGCTCAAGGGGCAGCGTCTGGCCCTGCGCTTCAACGACAAGGTCACCGTGCGCTTCCTGAGCGCCGGGGCCGTGGGCGTCAAGCTCAACGGCAAGGATTATCCGCTGGAGGGCGGCAAGCTGGAAGGGCGGACCGTCAGCTTCCCCTAG
- the recO gene encoding DNA repair protein RecO produces the protein MESTEKALVLKVGRFREVDAWVRLFSPRKGVFNAFAFGGSVSRRRFLGCLDPFNVVNFKVKSQGGTGYTYLLEGSLIASHPRLRQDGERLGMAVNCLKFLDAAHLGLPGSEAAYDLLLATLAALEGSESLNRLMPLFFRARMAFDQGFKPDLHSCARCAVPLAEAQSARLLVEQGRLYCRECAQYGRGAQAHLGRGALAVLRGVAEGTAEQWADMALDAQARMECGRALDLFVEYHLGLTWDHGSFRRI, from the coding sequence ATGGAATCCACGGAAAAAGCCCTGGTGCTCAAGGTCGGGCGGTTCAGGGAGGTGGACGCCTGGGTGCGGCTGTTCTCGCCGCGCAAAGGGGTGTTCAACGCGTTCGCCTTCGGCGGCTCCGTGAGCCGCAGGCGCTTCCTCGGCTGCCTGGACCCGTTCAACGTTGTGAATTTCAAGGTGAAGTCCCAGGGGGGCACAGGCTACACCTATCTGCTGGAAGGCTCGCTCATCGCGTCCCACCCGCGCCTGCGCCAGGACGGCGAACGTCTGGGCATGGCCGTAAACTGCCTGAAATTCCTGGATGCCGCTCACCTGGGGCTCCCCGGCAGCGAGGCGGCCTACGACCTGCTGCTGGCCACCCTGGCCGCCCTGGAGGGCTCAGAGTCCTTGAACAGGCTCATGCCGTTGTTCTTCCGGGCGCGCATGGCCTTCGACCAGGGCTTCAAGCCGGACCTGCATTCCTGCGCCCGATGCGCCGTGCCCCTCGCGGAGGCCCAGTCCGCCAGGCTGCTGGTGGAGCAGGGCAGGCTGTACTGCCGCGAATGCGCCCAGTACGGGCGGGGCGCGCAGGCCCACCTCGGGCGCGGGGCCCTCGCCGTGCTGCGGGGGGTGGCCGAGGGCACGGCGGAGCAATGGGCGGACATGGCGCTGGACGCCCAGGCCCGCATGGAGTGCGGGCGCGCCCTGGACCTTTTTGTGGAATATCACCTGGGCTTGACCTGGGACCACGGCTCGTTTAGGCGCATCTGA